One stretch of Halobaculum marinum DNA includes these proteins:
- a CDS encoding TIGR04206 family protein: MASPVDRLPRATPRRVLAAVLVCGLVPWSVQTFSSSSVPFFRFAWGGLSLTPVVTPRLLPTYFGLSRYPLLYRWALASLCWLLAVGSAALALVDREDPRVTAGLLVLAGAVNASVALSFGLQPLRTGYPVGTLALWAVAAWRYLAWTHAPPDRR, encoded by the coding sequence TCCCACGTGCGACTCCGCGACGTGTCCTCGCCGCGGTGCTGGTGTGCGGGCTCGTCCCGTGGTCAGTCCAGACGTTCTCCAGCAGCAGCGTCCCGTTCTTCCGGTTCGCGTGGGGTGGCCTCTCGCTGACGCCCGTCGTCACGCCGCGGCTCCTCCCCACGTACTTCGGGCTGTCTCGGTACCCGCTCCTCTACCGGTGGGCGCTGGCGTCGCTGTGTTGGCTCCTCGCCGTGGGGTCGGCTGCACTCGCGCTTGTCGACCGCGAGGACCCGCGTGTCACCGCCGGCCTGCTGGTGCTGGCGGGTGCCGTCAACGCATCTGTCGCTCTCTCGTTCGGCCTGCAACCGCTCCGGACGGGCTATCCGGTCGGGACGCTCGCGCTGTGGGCGGTCGCGGCGTGGCGGTATCTGGCCTGGACGCACGCACCACCGGATCGACGCTGA